The following coding sequences lie in one Salmo salar chromosome ssa13, Ssal_v3.1, whole genome shotgun sequence genomic window:
- the slc13a3 gene encoding Na(+)/dicarboxylate cotransporter 3, producing MEMETISTFAKKLWCVKKQLILFLTPLILLPLLFGLPEKEGKCLYVVLLMAVFWCTEALPLAVTAMLPVCLFPTMGILPSKKVCPQYFLDTNFLFLSGLVMASAIEEWGLHRRIALKVLKIVGVKPAWLILGMMITSAFLSMWLSNTATTAMMLPIANAILESLFGDLATLKENCKVKDETEGQARVKLHALPSEKQILSIDGPDRMERSDGSTAEEIRIESEYQMKVWKGFLICIPYAASIGGTATLTGTAPNLILIGQLKSYFPECDLINFGSWFAFAFPLMVFFLILGWLWISFLYGGLNTRLCVKKQDERAQAEAKAEAVIDEDYRKLGPINFAEGAIAFFFILFAVLLFTRDPKFVTGWSTFFNNGYVSDATTGVIIVSILFFFPSQKPSLSWWFDSRAPNTPYVPLLSWKKAQECVPWNIILLLGGGFAMAKGCEESGLAAWIGAYLQPIAQIPPAVAVMFITAFLACFTEFASNTATIIIFLPVIAELAMFVKVNPLYFMIPATTGCSFAFMLPVSTPPNSIAFASGHLLVKDMVKTGFVMNILGILSVSLAMNTWGRAMFSLETYPDWARPVNMSSTVTDIQFPSVPPFNLTSL from the exons ATGGAAATGGAAACCATATCCACATTCGCTAAGAAACTTTGGTGTGTCAAGAAACAACTTATTCTTTTCCTCACTCCACTTATTCTTCTCCCGTTACTTTTTGGGCTACCGGAAAAG GAGGGGAAATGTCTGTACGTGGTGCTGCTAATGGCTGTGTTCTGGTGCACAGAGGCTCTTCCCTTAGCTGTCACTGCCATGCTACCTGTTTGCCTCTTTCCAACCATGGGAATTCTTCCATCCAAAAAAGTCTGCCCTCAGTACTTCCTCGATACCAATTTTCTCTTTCTCAGTGGTCTTGTTATGGCATCAGCTATTGAGGAATGGGGTCTGCATCGCAGAATAGCTCTGAAAGTTCTTAAGATTGTTGGAGTCAAACCAGCCTG GTTGATTTTGGGAATGATGATCACCTCCGCCTTCCTGTCCATGTGGCTCAGTAACACAGCAACAACGGCCATGATGCTTCCCATTGCTAACGCCATCCTAGAGAGTCTCTTTGGAGACCTGGCCACTCTGAAGGAAAACTGTAAGGTGAAAGACGAGACAGAGG GTCAAGCGCGAGTAAAGCTGCATGCACTGCCCTCTGAAAAACAGATATTGTCTATAGACGG ACCTGATCGGATGGAGCGTTCAGATGGGAGTACTGCAGAGGAGATCAGGATAGAGTCAGAGTACCAGATGAAGGTGTGGAAAGGCTTCCTGATATGTATCCCGTACGCTGCCAGTATCGGAGGGACTGCCACCCTGACAGGCACTGCACCAAACCTCATCCTCATTGGACAACTTAAGAG TTACTTCCCAGAGTGCGACTTGATCAATTTTGGCTCTTGGTTTGCATTCGCATTTCCTCTCATGGTGTTCTTCCTCATCTTGGGATGGCTATGGATTTCTTTCCTCTACGGGGGCTTGAATACACG GTTGTGTGTGAAGAAACAGGACGAAAGAGCACAAGCAGAGGCGAAGGCTGAGGCTGTGATTGATGAAGACTACAGAAAACTAGGCCCCATAAA TTTTGCAGAAGGAGCCATCGCATTCTTTTTCATTTTGTTTGCCGTTCTCCTGTTTACAAGAGATCCTAAATTTGTAACTGGATGGTCCACGTTTTTCAACAACGG GTATGTGTCAGATGCGACCACTGGAGTGATCATTGTGTCAATCCTATTCTTCTTCCCTTCCCAAAAGCCCTCTCTTAGCTGGTGGTTTGATTCTAGAG CCCCAAATACTCCATATGTTCCTCTACTATCATGGAAGAAAGCACAGGAATGTGTCCCATGGAATATCATTCTGTTGCTGGGTGGAGGCTTTGCCATGGCCAAGGGATGTGAG GAGTCAGGACTGGCAGCGTGGATAGGAGCCTACCTCCAGCCTATTGCTCAGATCCCTCCTGCTGTGGCAGTCATGTTTATCACAGCTTTCCTGGCCTGCTTCACAGAGTTCGCCAGCAACACCGCCACCATTATCATATTCCTGCCCGTCATCGCTGAACTG GCTATGTTTGTCAAGGTGAATCCTCTTTACTTCATGATACCTGCGACAACAGGATGTTCATTTGCCTTCATGTTGCCAGTCTCCACCCCTCCCAACTCCATTGCCTTTGCATCTGGCCATCTTTTGGTGAAGGACATG gtgaaaacaggctttgTGATGAACATTTTGGGCATTTTATCAGTTTCTCTGGCCATGAACACTTGGGGTCGTGCCATGTTCAGTTTGGAGACTTATCCAGACTGGGCTCGTCCAGTCAACATGTCCAGTACTGTCACAGATATACAGTTCCCCTCCGTCCCACCTTTCAACCTTACTAGTTTGTGA
- the ocstamp gene encoding osteoclast stimulatory transmembrane protein: protein MKSITECMGFGFSLRQEPWGAIKTTLQYLWDVYSKPTQAAKEVLTLLSMCFIIAMVTGGLLYHWMTEILRYDSGTSSTAACIYSVAIFFLSFLCHPLRCVLTMILPSLGTKQGRKLIISTSVIVLVLSIILNITVNMGVVMHVLKCTSEGFVHSLLNSSELFQEAKRDLVREAIKVKQEELNIVNRLRKFDHFTHIDVSKVKNTFVTVSKQIESDFSRANKLLEDYKLLSNRILAAIFLIYLIVESAFYLKSYVISVKFDNVYITRQLLQKASDDGIQIEPTNLKNMVNSTSCKITKQEFTRCLAPMVVVTLYFIVIIFIMVLDHIVYHLATVSGPWLLDVPATSVSIAVKYKIHLRIPGLYIIPAVCSDTELANFHKQYDWTFSPEALRCDIEPSAPDLRVRVFLGLLCLVSYIMVLLEVYARRIRRKVSASFFKKQEEKRINFLLKKIQAKQDTKENKIFFIEAVNETSVHTNQNVI, encoded by the exons ATGAAGAGCATTACTGAGTGCATGGGCTTTGGCTTTTCATTGAG GCAAGAACCTTGGGGTGCCATAAAGACCactctacagtatctgtgggatGTTTACTCAAAGCCGACCCAGGCTGCCAAGGAGGTCCTGACGTTACTTTCTATGTGTTTCATTATCGCCATGGTGACTGGTGGTCTCCTCTACCATTGGATGACAGAGATCCTGAGATATGACAGTGGTACTTCCAGCACTGCTGCCTGCATCTATAGCGTGGCCATCTTTTTCCTCTCGTTCCTCTGTCATCCTCTTCGTTGTGTACTAACTATGATCCTGCCCAGTCTGGGCACCAAACAGGGGCGCAAGCTGATCATTTCCACCTCTGTGATTGTGTTAGTGTTGAGCATCATCCTTAACATAACCGTTAACATGGGAGTGGTGATGCACGTTTTAAAGTGCACCTCTGAAGGTTTTGTCCACTCTCTTTTAAACTCATCTGAGCTGTTTCAAGAAGCAAAGAGAGATCTTGTTAGAGAGGCTATCAAAGTGAAACAGGAAGAACTGAATATTGTTAACAGATTGAGGAAATTTGATCATTTTACACACATTGATGTGTCAAAGGTCAAAAATACGTTTGTTACTGTAAGCAAGCAGATTGAGAGTGACTTTTCACGTGCCAATAAACTGCTGGAGGATTATAAACTTCTGTCAAACAGGATTCTGGCGGCCATCTTTCTAATCTACCTGATAGTTGAATCAGCCTTCTACCTGAAGTCATATGTAATTTCAGTTAAGTTTGACAACGTTTACATCACAAGACAGTTGCTGCAAAAAGCATCTGATGATGGAATCCAGATAGAGCCAACTAACTTGAAAAATATGGTTAATTCCACAAGTTGTAAAATAACAAAACAGGAATTTACCAGATGTCTTGCTCCCATGGTAGTGGTGACTTTGTATTTCATTGTTATTATCTTCATAATGGTTTTGGATCACATTGTGTACCATCTAGCTACAGTGAGTGGGCCTTGGCTGCTGGATGTTCCAGCTACATCTGTCAGCATAGCTGTGAAATATAAG ATTCACCTGCGCATTCCAGGCCTATATATTATCCCAGCTGTCTGTAGTGATACAGAACTGGCAAACTTCCACAAGCAGTATGACTGGACATTTAGCCCAGAGGCTTTACGCTGTGATATTGAGCCCTCTGCACCAGACCTGAGAGTTAGGGTCTTCCTGGGACTACTCTGTCTGGTGAGCTACATCATGGTGTTACTGGAGGTCTACGCCAGGCGCATCCGCAGAAAAGTGTCTGCATCCTTCTTCAAAAAGCAGGAGGAAAAAAGAATTAATTTCTTATTGAAGAAGATACAGGCGAAACAGGACACAAAAGAAAACAAGATCTTTTTCATTGAAGCTGTGAATGAGACCAGCGTTCACACAAACCAAAACGTAATTTGA
- the LOC106567338 gene encoding thyrotropin-releasing hormone receptor, with the protein MENTTDTSQDVLNFTQSEVLTNMPQNSIEVQVITIVLALIICGVGIAGNIMVVLVVLRTKHMMTPTNCYLVSLAIADLVVLLAAGLPNISEVVDSWIYGYAGCLCITYLQYLGINVSSCSITAFTIERYIAICHSIKAQFICTVSRAKRIIACVWIFTSLYCIMWFFLVDTNETFYADGVVVSCGYRVSRNLYMPIYFLDFTLFYVVPLIVATVLYGLIAKILFMSPLPTNLNDRCEGSIHQGRFSSNVKVSGKSNKGAVTSRKQVTKMLAVVVILFALLWMPYRTLVVVNSFMDPPYLNTWFLLFCRMCIYINSAINPIIYNLMSQKFRAAFKKLCKCKGQDPEKVTKYSVPMYYSVMKDSSRESPEQTEQEDVSSFGNTSVKRVNFTDECGDTGTMFSIA; encoded by the exons ATGGAGAATACTACTGACACCTCTCAAGATGTCTtaaatttcacacagagtgaagtTCTGACCAATATGCCACAGAACTCCATTGAAGTGCAAGTTATAACAATTGTTCTCGCACTTATAATATGTGGAGTTGGGATTGCGGGGAATAttatggtggtgttggttgtgctgCGTACCAAGCACATGATGACCCCTACTAACTGTTATCTTGTCAGTCTGGCTATTGCGGACCTTGTCGTCCTTTTAGCGGCAGGTTTACCTAATATTTCCGAAGTAGTCGACTCTTGGATATACGGTTACGCTGGGTGCCTTTGTATCACATACCTGCAATATCTGGGTATCAATGTATCATCCTGCTCCATCACAGCCTTCACCATTGAGCGTTACATTGCTATCTGCCACTCCATCAAGGCGCAATTTATTTGCACCGTGTCTCGGGCGAAGAGGATAATTGCCTGTGTGTGGATTTTCACCTCGCTGTACTGCATAATGTGGTTCTTTTTAGTGGACACGAACGAAACCTTCTACGCCGATGGGGTGGTGGTCAGCTGTGGTTACCGTGTCTCCAGAAACCTCTACATGCCAATTTACTTCCTAGACTTTACTTTGTTTTACGTCGTCCCTCTCATtgtggctactgtactgtacggtCTTATCGCAAAGATTTTATTTATGAGCCCCTTGCCAACCAATCTCAACGACAGATGTGAAGGTTCTATACACCAGGGGCGATTTTCCAGCAACGTGAAGGTGTCGGGCAAATCGAACAAGGGTGCAGTGACGTCAAGAAAACAG GTTACAAAGATGCTAGCAGTGGTGGTGATTCTTTTCGCCTTGCTCTGGATGCCATACCGGACACTGGTGGTGGTCAACTCTTTCATGGACCCACCCTACCTCAACACGTGGTTCTTGCTCTTCTGCCGCATGTGCATCTACATCAACAGCGCCATCAACCCAATCATCTACAACCTCATGTCTCAGAAGTTCCGGGCCGCCTTCAAAAAGCTTTGCAAGTGCAAGGGCCAAGACCCAGAGAAAGTTACCAAGTACAGTGTGCCGATGTATTACAGTGTCATGAAAGACTCTTCCCGTGAGAGCCCTGAGCAGACAGAGCAGGAGGATGTCAGCAGCTTTGGTAACACTAGTGTTAAGAGGGTCAACTTCACAGATGAGTGTGGGGACACCGGCACTATGTTCAGCATTGCCTGA